One genomic region from Conexibacter woesei DSM 14684 encodes:
- a CDS encoding choice-of-anchor D domain-containing protein encodes MHIRVHRRVVAVRAAFALLVCVAIPVAALPAAASAATDQQVADSVAASVRYLRGEQDPASGVIGCISGPGIDCPADAPSPFGGDWALLGLAGAGVHAADLRTAPGAPSAQDYYAGLWAAEDGRWATLGQLQASDYARTIMASHSIGVQPTRISARQNLLAGLAGFYDGGNFAVGLVNQTIFALIALQQTPLAQSPAGQTVMDAVAARVLAAQRANGTWTPYPDINGAALAALCGLGRRDSEPVRRGIAAMLAQRGPTRAGFGNPNATSWALAGLAACGIRRGDATWNAEGLESAIDQLLTFQIPAGGDPSSAGGFSLLPGGAVANLYASQDGLRALAAPGFSVAAPARANPSDPVVRPAPAVAAGTPVPIALAIDYGYGAARLCATTAPAGAALIDVLAAARAGSQPAGCVTDLLVENGRVTRINGRSTATGGVGWKVSVDGAAEVDAGAQPVGFGETVALRLVDPQGLDVSSWTLDLGTQPQGALGVARTVTLTNRRATAVELRAVRVVGAQRDDFLVSSEDCAGETLAAGASCTVAVRFAPSAAGASQAELRVIVAGTDEPPAVVQLSGVGGDLPTGPRGNDGAVGPQGSAGAPAAAGARGPAGPRGQRGAQGKAGRDAKVSCRLLGSGRRQRVSCRVTVAGKRSSAKAAARLVRGGRTFARGSVSSLRPVRAIKPGRYSLRLGSGGTVTTIKATVR; translated from the coding sequence GTGCACATCAGGGTCCATCGTCGCGTCGTCGCCGTCCGCGCGGCGTTCGCGCTTCTCGTCTGCGTCGCGATACCGGTCGCGGCGCTGCCGGCCGCGGCGTCCGCCGCGACCGACCAGCAGGTGGCCGACTCCGTCGCCGCGTCGGTCAGATACCTCCGCGGCGAACAGGATCCGGCCAGCGGCGTGATCGGCTGCATCAGCGGGCCGGGGATCGACTGCCCGGCCGACGCGCCCTCGCCGTTCGGCGGCGACTGGGCGCTGCTCGGCCTGGCCGGCGCCGGCGTGCACGCCGCCGATCTGCGCACGGCGCCTGGCGCGCCGAGCGCGCAGGACTACTACGCGGGGCTGTGGGCGGCGGAGGACGGCCGCTGGGCGACGCTCGGCCAGCTGCAGGCGAGCGACTACGCGCGCACGATCATGGCGAGCCACTCGATCGGCGTGCAGCCGACGCGCATCTCCGCCAGACAGAACCTGCTCGCAGGCCTCGCCGGCTTCTACGACGGCGGCAACTTCGCGGTCGGTCTCGTCAACCAGACGATCTTCGCGCTGATCGCGCTGCAGCAGACGCCGCTGGCGCAGTCGCCCGCAGGGCAGACGGTCATGGACGCCGTCGCCGCGCGCGTGCTCGCGGCGCAGAGAGCGAACGGCACGTGGACGCCGTACCCGGACATCAACGGCGCGGCGCTCGCCGCGCTGTGCGGGCTCGGCCGCAGAGACTCCGAGCCCGTCAGACGCGGGATCGCCGCGATGCTCGCGCAACGCGGACCGACCAGAGCCGGCTTCGGCAACCCGAACGCGACCAGCTGGGCGCTCGCCGGCCTTGCCGCCTGCGGGATCAGACGCGGCGACGCGACCTGGAACGCCGAAGGCCTGGAGAGCGCGATCGACCAGCTGCTGACGTTCCAGATCCCGGCCGGCGGCGACCCGTCGTCGGCCGGCGGCTTCTCGCTGCTGCCAGGCGGCGCCGTCGCCAACCTCTACGCCTCGCAGGACGGGCTGCGGGCGCTCGCCGCCCCCGGCTTCTCGGTCGCGGCGCCCGCGCGCGCCAACCCGTCGGACCCGGTCGTCCGGCCCGCGCCCGCGGTCGCCGCCGGCACGCCCGTGCCGATCGCGCTCGCGATCGACTACGGCTACGGAGCGGCGCGCCTGTGCGCGACGACGGCGCCGGCCGGAGCCGCGCTGATCGACGTTCTCGCCGCGGCGAGAGCCGGTTCGCAGCCGGCCGGCTGCGTCACCGACCTGCTCGTCGAGAACGGGCGCGTGACACGCATCAACGGGCGCTCGACAGCGACCGGCGGCGTCGGCTGGAAGGTCTCCGTCGACGGGGCGGCCGAGGTCGACGCCGGCGCGCAGCCGGTCGGCTTCGGCGAGACGGTCGCGCTGCGGCTCGTCGACCCGCAGGGGCTCGACGTCAGCAGCTGGACGCTCGACCTCGGCACGCAGCCGCAGGGCGCGCTGGGTGTCGCACGCACCGTCACGCTGACGAACCGCCGCGCGACCGCAGTCGAACTGCGCGCCGTGCGCGTGGTCGGCGCGCAGCGTGACGACTTCCTCGTCAGCTCTGAGGACTGCGCCGGCGAGACGCTCGCGGCCGGTGCGAGCTGCACCGTCGCGGTGCGGTTCGCGCCGAGCGCGGCCGGTGCCAGCCAGGCCGAGCTGCGCGTGATCGTCGCGGGCACCGACGAACCGCCCGCGGTCGTGCAGCTGAGCGGCGTCGGCGGCGACCTGCCGACGGGTCCGCGAGGGAACGACGGTGCGGTCGGTCCGCAGGGCTCGGCAGGCGCGCCGGCCGCAGCGGGCGCCCGCGGCCCGGCGGGGCCGAGAGGGCAGCGCGGGGCGCAGGGCAAGGCGGGCCGCGACGCGAAGGTCAGCTGCCGTCTGCTGGGCAGCGGCAGACGCCAGCGCGTGTCGTGTCGGGTGACCGTCGCGGGCAAGCGCTCGAGCGCCAAGGCCGCCGCGCGGCTCGTGCGCGGCGGGCGCACGTTCGCGCGCGGCAGCGTGAGCAGCCTGCGGCCGGTGCGCGCCATCAAGCCCGGCCGCTACTCGCTGCGGCTGGGCAGCGGCGGCACTGTGACCACGATCAAGGCGACGGTGCGCTGA
- a CDS encoding AI-2E family transporter, translating into MGPDVPPSSIARTVFTTTITVVAIVLGLYLMYLLRKPLGWAAIACFVAVALSGPVAWFSRWMKRGFAITVTLLLVLLVPVAVMAIVIPPLVREGTHLVEKVPDYAREFDDYVNNNEKLTRLNEEYDITRKVQDWANDLPSRIGDAAQLLGDVGVGFVNSIFAAVTIFIMTAFILGSGPRWVRMLLSFQPPDRQRRFAMTLERMSQAVGAYVAGALLQALIAGITTFIVLTILGIPFAAPLAVATALFDLIPMVGATIGAVIVGIVTVFADFPLDTIIWVIWAIVYQQVENNLIQPRIQNRAVGIHPFGVIFAVLCGGTLLGIPGAILAVPVAASLQILAKDLWQWRAERRTGLELPAAGGPEPPPGGTFATPG; encoded by the coding sequence ATGGGCCCTGACGTTCCTCCGTCCTCGATCGCGCGCACCGTCTTCACCACGACGATCACCGTCGTCGCGATCGTCCTCGGGCTCTACCTGATGTACCTGCTGCGCAAGCCGCTGGGGTGGGCGGCGATCGCCTGCTTCGTCGCGGTTGCGCTGTCGGGGCCGGTCGCCTGGTTCAGCAGATGGATGAAGCGCGGCTTCGCGATCACGGTGACGCTGCTGCTCGTGCTGCTGGTGCCCGTCGCGGTGATGGCGATCGTGATCCCGCCGCTCGTGCGCGAAGGCACGCACCTCGTCGAGAAGGTGCCCGACTACGCGCGTGAGTTCGACGACTACGTCAACAACAACGAGAAGCTCACCAGACTCAACGAGGAATACGACATCACGAGAAAGGTCCAGGACTGGGCCAACGACCTGCCGTCGAGAATCGGCGACGCAGCGCAGCTGCTCGGCGACGTCGGCGTCGGCTTCGTGAACTCGATCTTCGCCGCGGTGACGATCTTCATCATGACCGCGTTCATCCTCGGCAGCGGCCCACGCTGGGTCCGGATGCTGCTCTCCTTCCAACCTCCCGACCGTCAGAGACGGTTCGCCATGACGCTGGAGAGGATGTCGCAGGCGGTCGGCGCCTACGTCGCGGGAGCGCTGCTGCAGGCGTTGATCGCCGGCATAACGACGTTCATCGTCCTGACGATCCTCGGGATCCCGTTCGCCGCGCCGCTCGCGGTGGCGACGGCGCTGTTCGACCTGATCCCGATGGTCGGCGCGACGATCGGCGCGGTGATCGTCGGCATCGTCACCGTCTTCGCCGACTTCCCGCTCGACACGATCATCTGGGTGATCTGGGCGATCGTCTACCAGCAGGTCGAGAACAACCTGATCCAGCCGCGGATCCAGAACCGGGCCGTCGGCATTCACCCCTTCGGCGTGATCTTCGCCGTGCTGTGCGGCGGCACGCTGCTCGGCATCCCCGGCGCGATCCTCGCCGTTCCCGTCGCGGCCTCCCTGCAGATCCTCGCGAAGGACCTGTGGCAGTGGCGCGCCGAGCGCCGCACCGGCCTCGAGCTGCCCGCCGCCGGCGGTCCCGAGCCGCCGCCCGGCGGCACGTTCGCCACGCCGGGCTGA
- a CDS encoding helix-turn-helix transcriptional regulator gives MLLREARDRAGLTREALARRAGVSSRQIYDIEHALCSPRRATRTVLAVAVGVPRDQIAWPASTARDAAARRAA, from the coding sequence GTGCTGCTGAGAGAAGCCCGCGATCGCGCCGGGCTGACCCGCGAGGCGCTCGCGCGACGAGCCGGGGTCAGCTCACGCCAGATCTACGACATCGAGCACGCGCTGTGCTCACCGCGACGCGCGACGCGCACCGTGCTCGCGGTCGCCGTCGGCGTCCCGCGCGACCAGATCGCGTGGCCCGCGTCGACCGCCCGCGACGCCGCCGCGCGCCGCGCCGCCTGA
- a CDS encoding baseplate J/gp47 family protein, with product MAVIRPQIETDPTALEQIAYDYLESAGLGWERADGDLMSWLIGAHARMVAEERDIAADVPIEQILRPLGEKVHRVEQQRAVPATARAKFTMRDTAGYTIPAGLEVLVKTSGDEGVTMLVVAPHTIEPNLDPPEGVVDLRAAPGREGADANGLRPTGTTVVPIRSFEFIRRIELASESANGRDAESDEDYLQRLVDTLALATPAPVLLDDFAAIARQQDNVARALAVNHQLWRPEVIEIAVGVGRGSVYDGAGRAITVAHARTSTQIETDFAAYGARATGGPLGTAPVVVTLNGRARYGPWKAEAAASSTVAVSVRQHGGERNPVERAVAVAVITAAGDPLSREERAAVQASIEGLREVNWLCSVIDPIYTEIDVDFRAIAWPSYDPRAVLDDAVIALRQFLSPARWGIGEDRADGTGTTWVNEPNVRYLEVAQVLNEVPGLRYVTSLGIARANGTPGTSDVALDGLVPLPRPGPRILGEVTEA from the coding sequence GTGGCCGTGATCCGCCCACAGATCGAAACCGACCCGACCGCGCTCGAACAGATCGCGTACGACTACCTGGAATCGGCTGGGCTCGGCTGGGAGCGTGCCGACGGCGACCTGATGTCCTGGCTGATCGGCGCGCACGCGCGCATGGTCGCCGAAGAGCGCGACATCGCCGCGGACGTGCCGATCGAGCAGATCCTGCGTCCGCTCGGCGAGAAGGTGCACCGGGTCGAGCAGCAGCGCGCGGTGCCCGCGACGGCCAGAGCGAAGTTCACGATGCGCGACACCGCCGGCTACACGATCCCCGCCGGACTGGAGGTGCTCGTCAAGACGTCCGGCGACGAGGGCGTGACGATGCTGGTCGTCGCGCCGCACACGATCGAGCCCAACCTCGATCCGCCCGAGGGGGTCGTGGATCTGCGCGCCGCGCCCGGCAGAGAAGGCGCGGACGCCAACGGCTTGAGACCGACCGGCACGACGGTCGTGCCGATCCGCTCGTTCGAGTTCATCAGGAGAATCGAGCTGGCCAGCGAGTCTGCGAACGGCAGAGACGCGGAGTCCGACGAGGACTATCTCCAGCGTCTCGTCGACACGCTCGCGTTGGCCACGCCCGCCCCGGTGCTGCTCGACGACTTCGCGGCGATCGCGCGCCAGCAGGACAACGTCGCGCGTGCGCTCGCCGTCAACCACCAGCTGTGGCGTCCCGAGGTGATCGAGATCGCCGTCGGCGTCGGGAGAGGCTCCGTCTACGACGGCGCCGGCAGAGCGATCACCGTCGCCCACGCCAGAACCAGCACCCAGATCGAGACCGACTTCGCCGCCTATGGCGCGAGAGCGACGGGCGGGCCGCTCGGCACGGCGCCCGTCGTCGTGACGCTCAACGGCAGAGCGAGATACGGCCCGTGGAAGGCCGAGGCGGCCGCATCCTCGACGGTCGCGGTGAGCGTGCGCCAGCACGGCGGCGAGCGCAACCCCGTCGAGCGTGCCGTCGCGGTGGCGGTCATCACCGCCGCCGGCGACCCGCTCTCGAGAGAGGAGCGCGCGGCGGTGCAGGCGAGCATCGAGGGCCTGCGCGAGGTCAACTGGCTGTGCTCGGTGATCGACCCGATCTACACCGAGATCGACGTCGACTTCAGAGCGATCGCGTGGCCGTCGTACGACCCGAGAGCCGTCCTCGACGACGCCGTGATCGCGCTCAGACAGTTCTTGTCGCCTGCGCGATGGGGTATCGGAGAGGACCGTGCCGACGGTACGGGCACGACGTGGGTCAACGAGCCGAACGTGCGCTACCTCGAGGTGGCGCAGGTGCTCAACGAAGTGCCCGGGCTGCGCTACGTGACCAGCCTCGGGATCGCACGCGCGAACGGGACCCCCGGCACGAGCGACGTCGCGCTCGACGGCCTCGTGCCGCTGCCGAGACCCGGCCCCAGAATCCTGGGCGAAGTGACGGAGGCATAG
- a CDS encoding glycoside hydrolase family protein, translating into MVHFDGHRVSDDWFDVLSGARRAGVAFRLNSGRRTFAEQQRLYDLWRAGVGALAAVPSHTAPHIRTGRQDHALDIDQFAGVGTAGVRAWLRGEGLATTLTVPGEGWHVEADSATALQRVARRLARPRTVLERLRARPLRRGAKTPDVKTVRTYLELAGLVDRDRTRRDEYGEPLALAVRAFQRRVGLTEDGLVGPKTFAALRRRYGWRVWSRRRHAARDRAAAERASARRISADGLALIEQFEGFFAHPYDDPAGHATVGYGHLLHFGPVTAVDRRGRWLAAQATPGRLTPAEARELLRQELAEKYEPAVRALRLSLTQHQHDALVSFVYNVGTGALGAETGIGRALRAQRWSAAADELLRWDKAGHPPRPLPGLTRRRRAERELFLKAAR; encoded by the coding sequence ATGGTCCACTTCGACGGTCACCGTGTCAGCGACGACTGGTTCGACGTCCTCTCGGGCGCGCGCCGGGCGGGCGTCGCGTTCCGGCTCAACAGCGGCCGCCGCACGTTCGCCGAGCAGCAGCGCCTGTACGACCTCTGGCGCGCCGGCGTCGGCGCGCTCGCGGCGGTGCCGTCGCACACGGCGCCGCACATCCGCACCGGCCGTCAGGACCACGCGCTCGACATCGACCAGTTCGCCGGCGTCGGCACGGCCGGCGTGCGCGCCTGGCTGCGCGGCGAAGGTCTCGCCACGACGCTGACGGTCCCCGGCGAGGGCTGGCACGTCGAGGCAGACTCCGCGACCGCGCTGCAGCGCGTCGCGCGCAGACTCGCGCGGCCGCGGACGGTGCTCGAACGTCTGCGCGCGCGGCCGCTGCGCCGCGGCGCGAAGACGCCGGACGTCAAGACCGTGCGGACCTACCTGGAGCTCGCGGGGCTGGTCGATCGCGACCGCACGCGGCGCGACGAGTACGGCGAGCCGCTCGCGCTCGCGGTGAGAGCCTTCCAGCGGCGCGTCGGCCTGACCGAGGACGGACTCGTCGGCCCGAAGACGTTCGCCGCGCTGCGGCGCCGCTACGGCTGGCGCGTCTGGTCGCGCCGGCGCCATGCCGCGCGCGACCGTGCCGCCGCCGAGCGCGCATCCGCGCGCCGGATCTCCGCTGACGGCCTCGCGCTGATCGAGCAGTTCGAGGGCTTCTTCGCGCATCCCTACGACGACCCGGCCGGACATGCGACGGTCGGCTACGGCCACCTGCTGCACTTCGGGCCCGTCACGGCCGTCGACCGCCGCGGCAGATGGCTCGCCGCCCAGGCGACACCGGGACGGCTGACGCCGGCGGAGGCGCGCGAGCTGCTGCGCCAGGAGCTGGCCGAGAAGTACGAGCCTGCCGTCCGCGCGCTCAGGCTGTCGCTGACCCAGCACCAACACGACGCGCTCGTCTCGTTCGTCTACAACGTCGGGACCGGCGCGCTCGGCGCCGAGACCGGGATCGGCCGCGCGCTGCGCGCGCAGCGCTGGAGCGCCGCGGCCGATGAGCTGCTGCGCTGGGACAAGGCCGGCCACCCGCCGCGCCCGCTCCCGGGCCTGACGCGCCGCCGGCGCGCCGAGCGCGAGCTGTTCCTGAAGGCGGCGAGATGA
- a CDS encoding M23 family metallopeptidase, producing MSVVAWERRARALDGDIHLNGEEVDVVAGGGLVSFDEELSVSGSPIVRVGVLDPERVLVGSELLDLRRDDAEKLGREVELVVDGVAYWLRSVVKRRDVFELTFEDRTVCRLRDRGRPTKDKEGASDHRAFIRRLCALAKVEDPITRDPLQEELESRKSTGTGTSRGKRDRARRAADDRLESGIAPGARLRVKSAWGTPGQLDIASQLLEVATRLGASDKVMVSLIAVAIQESFLTNLRTPSEDGYGSYGVLQPRVDYSNTHLRRPVTMAQALDVAFNAEAFLRDPGWASKGGAMRWDRLRPDWTIGQLGQQVERGPPAADYDQWEGQARAIVEAYLGRGVAMQGGATSSGGRTETRLTVGRGESYWDAAVRIAESYRFRFFVVSNTPYYVADEALLDSRPRMTIAEDSPGVDAIDWEWAPRKELRQTEVECNVHAWQAPPGSVVELDDDCGPAAGRWLVGEYARSRFADKARITLVKGRKPTVPTEAADEGEGEGSAGASSAASRVGTSGYWYPLSARGKFLGGPGGDGSHSRVDWPHNWQSDEAVDIEVPVGTTVFAVRSGTVEKAAGSVGDGSGRTDGLTVTIKTDDGRRWFYTHLSTRSPRVRAGAKVVGGQQIGRSGLGGGVPHLHIAVDRGDPVQLLGLST from the coding sequence ATGAGCGTCGTCGCGTGGGAACGCCGGGCGCGGGCGCTCGACGGCGACATCCACCTCAACGGCGAGGAAGTCGACGTCGTCGCCGGCGGCGGGCTCGTCAGCTTCGACGAGGAGTTGAGCGTCAGCGGCTCGCCGATCGTGCGCGTCGGGGTGCTCGACCCCGAGCGCGTCCTCGTCGGATCCGAGCTGCTCGACCTCCGCAGAGACGACGCCGAGAAGCTCGGTCGCGAGGTCGAGCTGGTCGTAGACGGCGTTGCGTACTGGCTGCGGTCGGTCGTCAAGCGCCGCGACGTGTTCGAGCTGACGTTCGAGGACCGCACCGTCTGCCGGCTGCGCGACAGAGGCCGGCCGACGAAGGACAAGGAGGGCGCGAGCGACCACCGCGCCTTCATCAGACGACTGTGCGCGCTGGCGAAGGTGGAGGATCCGATCACCCGGGATCCGCTGCAAGAGGAGCTGGAGTCGCGCAAGTCGACGGGGACGGGTACGTCGAGAGGCAAGCGCGACAGAGCCCGCAGAGCCGCCGACGACCGCCTGGAGTCTGGGATCGCCCCCGGCGCCCGGCTGAGAGTCAAGTCGGCGTGGGGGACGCCCGGCCAGCTCGACATCGCCTCGCAACTGCTCGAGGTCGCGACGCGGCTCGGTGCGTCGGACAAGGTGATGGTCTCGCTGATCGCGGTCGCGATCCAGGAGTCGTTCCTGACCAACCTGCGAACGCCCAGCGAAGACGGTTACGGCTCTTACGGCGTTCTGCAGCCCCGGGTCGACTATTCCAACACACACCTGCGCCGCCCAGTCACGATGGCGCAAGCGCTCGACGTCGCGTTCAACGCGGAGGCGTTCCTGCGCGATCCCGGCTGGGCGTCGAAGGGCGGCGCGATGAGATGGGATCGCCTGCGGCCGGACTGGACGATCGGCCAGCTCGGCCAGCAGGTCGAGAGAGGCCCGCCAGCGGCCGACTACGACCAGTGGGAGGGCCAGGCGCGGGCGATCGTCGAGGCGTATCTCGGCCGCGGGGTCGCGATGCAGGGCGGCGCGACGTCGAGCGGCGGACGGACCGAGACGCGGCTGACGGTCGGGCGCGGGGAGTCCTACTGGGACGCCGCAGTGCGGATCGCAGAGTCGTACCGCTTCCGCTTCTTCGTCGTCTCCAACACGCCGTACTACGTCGCCGACGAGGCGCTGCTCGACAGCCGGCCGCGGATGACGATCGCAGAGGACTCGCCGGGCGTCGACGCGATCGACTGGGAATGGGCTCCGCGCAAGGAGCTGCGGCAGACCGAGGTCGAGTGCAACGTCCACGCCTGGCAGGCCCCGCCGGGCAGCGTCGTCGAGCTCGACGACGACTGCGGTCCCGCGGCCGGCCGCTGGCTGGTCGGCGAGTACGCGCGCTCGCGCTTCGCCGACAAGGCGCGAATCACGCTCGTGAAGGGGCGCAAGCCAACCGTCCCGACCGAGGCGGCGGACGAGGGCGAGGGCGAAGGCAGCGCGGGCGCGTCGTCTGCCGCGAGCCGCGTCGGCACGAGCGGCTACTGGTACCCGCTCTCGGCGCGGGGCAAGTTCCTCGGAGGTCCGGGAGGCGACGGGTCGCACAGCCGCGTCGACTGGCCGCACAACTGGCAGTCCGACGAGGCCGTCGACATCGAGGTCCCGGTCGGCACTACGGTGTTCGCGGTTCGCAGCGGCACGGTCGAGAAGGCCGCTGGAAGCGTGGGCGACGGTTCGGGGCGCACCGACGGGCTGACCGTCACGATCAAGACCGACGACGGCCGCCGCTGGTTCTACACGCACCTCAGCACGCGGTCGCCGCGCGTCAGAGCGGGCGCCAAAGTCGTGGGCGGACAGCAGATCGGCAGATCCGGCCTCGGCGGTGGGGTACCGCACCTCCACATCGCGGTCGACAGAGGCGATCCGGTGCAGCTGCTGGGGCTCTCGACGTGA
- a CDS encoding RCC1 domain-containing protein: MRRSRKTAARAGTLGLALATVLACAPGAGAATGDVHGWGQNTSGQAGDGGTTNLLVPTPAVGVTARSLALGGYHGLAVTPSGGVVAWGRNDVGQVGDGSTTTPRTTPAAVAGIASATAVAGGAFHSLALLADGTVRAWGENGSGQLGDGSLDQRSLPVAVRGLTAVVAVAAGGMPGASHSVALTADGTLRAWGADGLGQLGDGTAGDAEWMPVQVRGIDAATAVAAGRQHSLALLADGTVRAWGAGAEGQLGDGAGEPRATPVEVAGVAGAVGVSAGGTHSLALLGDGTVRAWGANTRGQLGDGTTTASPVPVTVAGLTDVVQVSALNNASLALERDGSVWAWGAGNLGQLGSGARTDAAVPTQVGSLRAGALAQGGTGYFALALQVPAAARPTARGFGTQPLWTIGASRTVTVTAGPDGAGPFTRVSTAGTHGDDFIVSADTCTGETLTAGATCTARVRFAPSGDGVRTGTLVARTAAGAVEVALVGVAGELPRGDRGDTGAPGSDGADGRDGRDGAGGGDGRDGAGGRDGADGRDGAAGRDGPAGPGGAKGDTGSPGATGPAGARGPAGAAPSFTVACRLVRKRTAVSCRVKTAKATAVVRVTGSVRVAGQAARATRRGGGALTLRLGARQRAALARSSKLDVTIRVAARGAAGRTVTATRSVTLGASATGSAHTRRGL, translated from the coding sequence ATGCGGCGTTCACGGAAGACGGCGGCTCGCGCCGGCACGCTCGGCCTCGCGCTCGCGACGGTACTCGCCTGCGCGCCGGGGGCGGGCGCCGCGACCGGCGACGTGCACGGATGGGGGCAGAACACGAGCGGCCAGGCCGGCGACGGCGGGACGACGAACCTGCTCGTGCCGACGCCGGCTGTCGGCGTCACGGCGAGATCGCTCGCGCTCGGGGGCTACCACGGGCTCGCGGTCACGCCGTCGGGAGGCGTCGTCGCGTGGGGCCGCAACGACGTCGGTCAGGTCGGCGACGGCTCGACGACGACGCCGCGCACGACGCCGGCGGCGGTCGCTGGGATCGCGTCCGCGACCGCCGTCGCCGGTGGCGCGTTCCACAGCCTCGCGCTGCTCGCCGACGGGACGGTGCGCGCGTGGGGCGAGAACGGGTCGGGGCAGCTCGGCGACGGCTCGCTCGACCAGCGCTCGCTGCCGGTCGCGGTCAGAGGGCTCACCGCCGTCGTCGCGGTCGCGGCGGGCGGGATGCCGGGCGCGTCGCACAGCGTCGCGCTGACGGCCGACGGCACGCTCCGCGCCTGGGGCGCGGACGGCCTCGGCCAGCTCGGCGACGGGACGGCCGGCGACGCCGAGTGGATGCCGGTGCAGGTCAGAGGGATCGATGCGGCGACGGCGGTCGCGGCCGGGCGTCAGCACTCGCTCGCGCTGCTCGCGGACGGGACGGTGCGCGCGTGGGGCGCGGGCGCCGAGGGCCAGCTCGGCGACGGCGCCGGCGAGCCGCGCGCGACGCCGGTCGAGGTCGCGGGCGTCGCGGGAGCGGTCGGCGTCTCCGCCGGCGGGACGCACAGCCTCGCGCTGCTCGGCGACGGCACCGTCCGCGCGTGGGGCGCGAACACGAGAGGGCAGCTCGGCGACGGCACGACGACCGCGAGCCCCGTGCCCGTGACCGTCGCGGGCCTGACCGACGTCGTCCAGGTCTCGGCGCTCAACAACGCGAGCCTCGCGCTCGAGCGCGACGGCAGCGTGTGGGCGTGGGGCGCCGGCAACCTCGGCCAGCTCGGCAGCGGCGCCAGAACCGACGCGGCGGTGCCGACGCAGGTCGGCAGCCTCAGAGCCGGCGCGCTCGCGCAGGGCGGCACCGGCTACTTCGCGCTCGCGCTGCAGGTGCCCGCGGCCGCGCGGCCGACCGCGCGCGGCTTCGGCACGCAGCCGCTCTGGACGATCGGCGCGTCGCGGACGGTCACCGTCACGGCGGGTCCGGACGGGGCCGGTCCGTTCACGCGCGTGAGCACCGCTGGGACGCACGGCGACGACTTCATCGTCAGCGCGGACACGTGCACCGGCGAGACGCTGACGGCGGGCGCGACCTGCACCGCGCGCGTCCGCTTCGCACCGAGCGGGGACGGCGTCCGCACGGGCACGCTCGTCGCGCGGACCGCCGCCGGCGCCGTGGAGGTCGCGCTGGTCGGCGTCGCCGGCGAGCTGCCGAGAGGGGACAGAGGGGACACCGGAGCGCCGGGCAGCGACGGCGCGGACGGCAGAGACGGCAGAGACGGTGCGGGTGGCGGAGACGGCAGAGACGGTGCGGGTGGCAGAGACGGCGCGGACGGCAGAGACGGCGCGGCCGGCAGAGACGGCCCGGCCGGACCGGGCGGGGCCAAGGGCGACACCGGCTCCCCCGGCGCCACAGGGCCGGCTGGTGCTCGCGGGCCTGCCGGCGCGGCGCCCAGCTTCACGGTGGCGTGCCGTCTCGTGCGGAAGCGGACGGCCGTCTCGTGCAGAGTCAAGACGGCGAAGGCGACCGCGGTGGTGCGGGTCACCGGCTCGGTTCGCGTCGCCGGTCAGGCTGCGCGCGCGACTCGTCGCGGCGGCGGCGCGCTGACGCTGCGGCTCGGTGCGCGCCAGCGCGCGGCGCTCGCGCGCAGCTCCAAGCTCGACGTGACGATCCGGGTGGCGGCGCGGGGCGCAGCCGGACGGACGGTCACGGCGACGCGGTCGGTGACGCTGGGTGCGTCGGCGACCGGAAGTGCCCACACCAGAAGGGGGTTGTGA